In Silene latifolia isolate original U9 population chromosome 3, ASM4854445v1, whole genome shotgun sequence, a single window of DNA contains:
- the LOC141648883 gene encoding uncharacterized protein LOC141648883 — MVAAVNGIADGYISSQQDEFDENVGDEENADDGNKEENIEDAKKDEDGELNLDNVVNNIVENTLSIAANVVENEHVVNDDVDRMGGWSDADLRAALEIMDDTFVPIRPPDPKICTPIMSTSFPPFFFCFDLRWNKLTVIHPMNGVDVNYSDYVQPTKDRLINWVSPRFAAGHMMPELFIPPSILKSGKSTKRYALKLCLRIMTSGDNMLKATVERSAEEWNCVPMGYRRLPYSEDDLVKFIWHRKGRDTVTHEAMVCTEWMEVTRAALSTLRPRQWVMDQVIDMFGIRTTLHRPDLLYLPSTVIVNCTKKKNPCIWNQYINGTYKPVNGATIRKVFIPLIKDRHWWACICDMESKTNYILNSSAKVQSYDVHNTTIDTVAKLSPILASSSPSYYPMRFLHSHRVITLKVPQQSNKQVIP; from the exons ATGGTGGCAGCCGTTAATGGTATTGCGGACGGGTATATTTCATCCCAACAGGATGAGTTTGATGAGAATGTTGGGGATGAAGAAAATGCCGATGATGGGAATAAGGAGGAAAATATAGAGGATGCTAAGAAGGATGAGGACGGTGAACTGAATTTGGACAACGTGGTCAATAATATCGTTGAAAACACGTTATCCATTGCAGCGAATGTTGTGGAGAATGAGCACGTTGTTAATGACGATGTGGACAGGATGGGTGGATGGTCCGACGCTGATTTACGTGCGGCATTGGAAATTATGGATGACACTTTTGTACCGATTCGTCCACCAGATCCCAAA ATTTGCACTCCAATCATGTCTACATCATTCCCACCGTTCTTCTTTTGTTTCGACCTTCGATGGAATAAATTGACAGTCATACACCCTATGAATGGAGTAGATGTTAACTATTCTGATTATGTGCAACCTACG AAAGACAGGCTCATTAATTGGGTTTCACCAAGATTCGCAGCAGGGCACATGATGCCTGAGTTGTTTATCCCTCCTTCAATTTTGAAGTCCG gtaagtcaaccaaacgctatgCATTGAAGTTATGCCTACGAATTATGACCTCCGGTGACAACATGTTGAAAGCTACTGTCGAACGAAGTGCAGAAGAGTGGAATTGTGTGCCTAT GGGCTACCGGCGTCTACCTTATTCTGAAGACGACCTTGTGAAGTTTATTTGGCACCGCAAAGGAAGAGATACAGTCACACA CGAGGCTATGGTGTGTACTGAGTGGATGGAAGTCACACGAGCGGCTTTATCTACGCTTAGACCGCGTCAGTGGGTTATGGATCAA gtgattgatatgtttgggaTTAGGACGACACTTCATCGACCAGATCTTCTGTACTTGCCATCGACTGTCATCGTG AACTGTACAAAGAagaaaaacccttgtatttgGAATCAATACATCAATGGGACATACAAACCGGTGAATGGTGCCACAATCCGAAAG GTTTTTATACCGCTGATCAAAGACAGACATTGGTGGGCTTGTATATGCGATATGGAGAGTAAAACGAATTACATCCTCAACTCAAGCGCGAAAGTACAGTCTTATGATGTACATAATACAACCATAGACACG GTGGCCAAATTATCTCCTATTTTGGCAAGTAGTTCCCCGTCATATTATCCCATGCGGTTTCTGCACTCTCACAGGGTTATAACTCTCAAAGTTCCTCAACAATCAAATAAGCAAGTTATTCCCTAA